From Quercus lobata isolate SW786 chromosome 1, ValleyOak3.0 Primary Assembly, whole genome shotgun sequence, one genomic window encodes:
- the LOC115974585 gene encoding protein DETOXIFICATION 12-like isoform X2 yields MEESLLAKGIKEEKRKPETPSLTWVTFTGELKRLGFLAGPMVVVTLSQYMLQVISLMMVGHLGELALSSTAIAISLSGVTGFSLLLGMASALETLCGQAYGAQQYQKIGIQTYTAIFSLNLVCLPLCLLWMNMGKLLSLIGQDPLISHEAGKFTMWLVPALFAYATLQPLVRYLQTQSIVKPMLISSFVILCFHIPLCWVLVFKSGLGNLGAALAMGISDWLNVILLGLYVKYSSACKKTLVPISKEMFQGSGEFFRFAIPSAIMICLEWWSFELLILLSGLLPNPQLETSVLSVCLNTIATLYTIPYGLGAAASTRISNELGAGNPQAARVAVFAVLFLAITETSIVSTILLASRSVFGYTFSNEKEVVDYVTTMAPLVSLSVILDSLQGVLSGVARGCGWQHIGAYVNLGAFYLCGIPVAAVLGFMTNLRGRGLWIGIQTGAFVQTVMLSIITSCINWEKQASNARESIFEGKLPQDNNENEQRILMG; encoded by the exons ATGGAAGAGAGTTTATTAGCAAAAGGgatcaaagaagagaaaagaaaaccagaaACTCCGTCTCTAACATGGGTTACTTTCACTGGGGAGCTCAAGAGGTTGGGATTCTTGGCTGGTCCTATGGTGGTCGTGACTCTATCACAGTACATGTTGCAGGTCATTTCATTAATGATGGTGGGTCATTTGGGTGAACTTGCTCTCTCTAGCACTGCTATAGCCATCTCTCTTTCTGGAGTCACTGGCTTCAGTCTTCTT TTAGGAATGGCCAGTGCGCTAGAAACTCTATGTGGGCAAGCTTATGGTGCTCAGCAATATcaaaaaattggaattcaaaCTTACACCGCTATATTTTCCCTAAACCTTGTCTGTCTTCCTCTGTGTTTGCTATGGATGAACATGGGAAAGTTACTAAGTTTGATAGGCCAAGACCCTCTAATTTCACATGAAGCTGGGAAATTCACAATGTGGCTTGTTCCTGCACTCTTTGCTTATGCGACACTTCAACCACTCGTCAGATACCTTCAGACACAAAGTATAGTCAAGCCAATGCTTATAAGCTCTTTTGTAATTCTATGTTTTCACATACCACTATGTTGGGTTTTAGTATTCAAGTCTGGACTGGGAAACCTTGGAGCAGCTTTAGCTATGGGAATTTCAGATTGGTTAAATGTGATTTTGCTTGGATTATATGTGAAGTACTCTTCTGCCTGCAAAAAAACCCTTGTTCCAATTTCTAAGGAGATGTTCCAAGGAAGTGGGGAGTTTTTCCGCTTTGCTATCCCTTCTGCTATAATGATTTG CCTCGAGTGGTGGTCTTTTGAGCTTCTTATACTGTTGTCTGGTCTTTTACCTAATCCGCAACTTGAAACTTCAGTTCTTTCTGTGTG TCTCAATACGATTGCAACACTCTATACAATACCGTATGGACTTGGTGCTGCAGCAAG tACTAGAATTTCAAATGAATTAGGAGCAGGAAACCCACAAGCTGCTCGTGTGGCTGTCTTTGCTGTATTGTTTCTTGCAATCACAGAGACAAGTATAGTAAGCACAATCCTTCTTGCAAGCCGGAGTGTTTTTGGTTACACTTTTAGCAACGAGAAGGAAGTTGTGGACTATGTGACAACCATGGCTCCCCTGGTTTCTCTGTCAGTTATACTGGACAGTTTACAAGGGGTACTCTCAG GTGTTGCTAGAGGATGTGGGTGGCAACATATAGGGGCTTATGTCAACTTGGGGGCATTCTATCTTTGTGGAATTCCAGTTGCTGCGGTTCTGGGTTTCATGACAAATTTAAGAGGAAGGGGCCTATGGATTGGAATACAAACTGGTGCTTTTGTTCAGACAGTTATGCTCTCTATTATAACAAGTTGCATAAATTGGGAAAAACAG GCAAGCAATGCAAGGGAGAGCATATTTGAGGGGAAACTTCCACAAGATAATAATGAGAATGAGCAGAGAATTTTGATGGGCTAA
- the LOC115974585 gene encoding protein DETOXIFICATION 12-like isoform X3 — MEESLLAKGIKEEKRKPETPSLTWVTFTGELKRLGFLAGPMVVVTLSQYMLQVISLMMVGHLGELALSSTAIAISLSGVTGFSLLLGMASALETLCGQAYGAQQYQKIGIQTYTAIFSLNLVCLPLCLLWMNMGKLLSLIGQDPLISHEAGKFTMWLVPALFAYATLQPLVRYLQTQSIVKPMLISSFVILCFHIPLCWVLVFKSGLGNLGAALAMGISDWLNVILLGLYVKYSSACKKTLVPISKEMFQGSGEFFRFAIPSAIMICLEWWSFELLILLSGLLPNPQLETSVLSVCLNTIATLYTIPYGLGAAASTRISNELGAGNPQAARVAVFAVLFLAITETSIVSTILLASRSVFGYTFSNEKEVVDYVTTMAPLVSLSVILDSLQGVLSGVARGCGWQHIGAYVNLGAFYLCGIPVAAVLGFMTNLRGRGLWIGIQTGAFVQTVMLSIITSCINWEKQASNARERIFEGKLPQDNNENEQRILVS; from the exons ATGGAAGAGAGTTTATTAGCAAAAGGgatcaaagaagagaaaagaaaaccagaaACTCCGTCTCTAACATGGGTTACTTTCACTGGGGAGCTCAAGAGGTTGGGATTCTTGGCTGGTCCTATGGTGGTCGTGACTCTATCACAGTACATGTTGCAGGTCATTTCATTAATGATGGTGGGTCATTTGGGTGAACTTGCTCTCTCTAGCACTGCTATAGCCATCTCTCTTTCTGGAGTCACTGGCTTCAGTCTTCTT TTAGGAATGGCCAGTGCGCTAGAAACTCTATGTGGGCAAGCTTATGGTGCTCAGCAATATcaaaaaattggaattcaaaCTTACACCGCTATATTTTCCCTAAACCTTGTCTGTCTTCCTCTGTGTTTGCTATGGATGAACATGGGAAAGTTACTAAGTTTGATAGGCCAAGACCCTCTAATTTCACATGAAGCTGGGAAATTCACAATGTGGCTTGTTCCTGCACTCTTTGCTTATGCGACACTTCAACCACTCGTCAGATACCTTCAGACACAAAGTATAGTCAAGCCAATGCTTATAAGCTCTTTTGTAATTCTATGTTTTCACATACCACTATGTTGGGTTTTAGTATTCAAGTCTGGACTGGGAAACCTTGGAGCAGCTTTAGCTATGGGAATTTCAGATTGGTTAAATGTGATTTTGCTTGGATTATATGTGAAGTACTCTTCTGCCTGCAAAAAAACCCTTGTTCCAATTTCTAAGGAGATGTTCCAAGGAAGTGGGGAGTTTTTCCGCTTTGCTATCCCTTCTGCTATAATGATTTG CCTCGAGTGGTGGTCTTTTGAGCTTCTTATACTGTTGTCTGGTCTTTTACCTAATCCGCAACTTGAAACTTCAGTTCTTTCTGTGTG TCTCAATACGATTGCAACACTCTATACAATACCGTATGGACTTGGTGCTGCAGCAAG tACTAGAATTTCAAATGAATTAGGAGCAGGAAACCCACAAGCTGCTCGTGTGGCTGTCTTTGCTGTATTGTTTCTTGCAATCACAGAGACAAGTATAGTAAGCACAATCCTTCTTGCAAGCCGGAGTGTTTTTGGTTACACTTTTAGCAACGAGAAGGAAGTTGTGGACTATGTGACAACCATGGCTCCCCTGGTTTCTCTGTCAGTTATACTGGACAGTTTACAAGGGGTACTCTCAG GTGTTGCTAGAGGATGTGGGTGGCAACATATAGGGGCTTATGTCAACTTGGGGGCATTCTATCTTTGTGGAATTCCAGTTGCTGCGGTTCTGGGTTTCATGACAAATTTAAGAGGAAGGGGCCTATGGATTGGAATACAAACTGGTGCTTTTGTTCAGACAGTTATGCTCTCTATTATAACAAGTTGCATAAATTGGGAAAAACAG
- the LOC115974624 gene encoding secoisolariciresinol dehydrogenase-like — protein MNANSSSTPITKRLEGKVALITGGASGIGETTARLFIRHGAMVLIADVQDELGHLVCNDISSESISYIHCDVTNESDVERAVDMAVSKYGKLDIMFNNAGISGNMESRILESENKDFKRVLDVNVYGAFLGAKHAARVMIPAKKGSILFTSSIASVMASDVPHSYVASKHAVVGMTKNLSVELGQYGIRVNCVSPFSAATPMLRKVMGMMEKNKVEDVVSSCANLKGVVLEPEDIAEAALYLGSDEAKYVSGINLVVDGGYSLTNPTFSNALKSLSM, from the exons ATGAATGCTAATTCTTCATCAACTCCCATCACCAAAAG GTTAGAAGGTAAGGTAGCATTAATAACCGGTGGTGCCAGTGGCATAGGTGAGACCACTGCAAGGCTTTTTATTCGACATGGTGCTATGGTCCTTATTGCTGATGTCCAAGACGAGCTTGGCCACTTAGTTTGCAACGACATTAGCTCTGAATCCATCTCTTACATCCATTGTGATGTAACGAATGAATCTGATGTCGAAAGGGCTGTAGACATGGCTGTATCCAAGTATGGAAAGCTAGACATCATGTTCAACAATGCTGGCATTTCAGGCAACATGGAATCACGAATTTTAGAATCAGAAAACAAAGATTTCAAAAGGGTTTTAGACGTGAACGTTTACGGTGCTTTCTTGGGTGCCAAGCATGCTGCTAGGGTTATGATTCCAGCTAAAAAAGGAAGCATTCTCTTCACCTCAAGCATTGCTTCAGTAATGGCTAGCGATGTTCCACATTCTTATGTGGCATCAAAGCATGCTGTGGTGGGAATGACTAAGAACTTAAGTGTGGAGTTGGGACAATATGGAATAAGAGTTAATTGTGTGTCTCCTTTTTCAGCTGCAACTCCTATGCTAAGAAAAGTTATGGGGATGATGGAGAAAAATAAGGTGGAGGATGTGGTTTCATCTTGTGCAAACTTGAAGGGAGTGGTATTGGAGCCTGAAGATATTGCTGAGGCGGCACTATATTTGGGGAGTGATGAGGCTAAATATGTGAGTGGGATAAACTTGGTTGTTGACGGGGGATATAGTCTTACCAATCCAACTTTCTCAAATGCACTAAAAAGTCTAAGTATGTGA